One Nicotiana tomentosiformis chromosome 4, ASM39032v3, whole genome shotgun sequence genomic window carries:
- the LOC104086255 gene encoding agglutinin-like isoform X1: protein MGNQVSYDEGESILVEPWGGKGGSEWNYKLKSPIKEIVIAHGSIIDSIMFRTVTKESTIVDSPKFGGNGGGRRDKVNIEATPLEYLTGIKGTLGHHGSHLVVKSLSFITNAKNYGPFGTEGGGTPFSLVMKEGGAIVGFHGRSGLYLDAIGVYLQKLTPPTSAKEPEAEKIEPNEPMVEEIEIHDKMDVMKTIVPRSPGSWGGYSGKGWDDGVFSTIKQVRVHMNLHISAISGIQIEYEKKDKTSFWSQLHGGLGAGNDTIRKIHIDGESEILVGIEGFYSPVDDNGGLDTIRQIAFYTNKGKYGPYGTEIGTYFSSSAARGKIVGFHGKSGVFLNAIGVHMEYF from the exons atg GGAAATCAAGTAAGTTATGATGAAGGGGAGTCAATATTGGTGGAGCCGTGGGGAGGCAAAGGTGGATCAGAGTGGAATTACAAGCTAAAAAGTCCCATTAAAGAAATAGTCATTGCCCATGGATCTATTATAGATTCTATCATGTTCAGAACCGTTACTAAAGAAAGTACCATAGTTGATTCACCAAAGTTTGGTGGCAATGGGGGAGGTCGAAGAGACAAG GTTAATATTGAGGCAACACCGTTGGAATATTTGACAGGCATAAAAGGAACATTGGGACATCATGGCAGCCATTTGGTTGTGAAATCTCTAAGTTTTATAACTAATGCAAAGAATTATGGACCATTTGGTACTGAGGGTGGTGGAACCCCATTTTCACTTGTGATGAAAGAAGGTGGAGCTATTGTTGGATTTCACGGGCGTTCTGGGTTATACCTTGATGCTATTGGTGTTTATTTGCAGAAGCTTACTCCTCCCACTTCGGCAAAGGAACCTGAAGCTGAAAAAATTGAGCCGAATGAACCTATGGTTGAAGAAATTGAAATCCATGAT AAAATGGACGTGATGAAGACTATTGTGCCAAGAAGTCCTGGATCTTGGGGAGGATATAGTGGAAAAGGTTGGGACGATGGAGTATTTTCTACTATCAAACAAGTGCGCGTTCATATGAATTTGCATATCTCAGCTATATCAGGAATTCAAATTGAGTATGAAAAGAAAGATAAAACATCATTTTGGTCCCAACTTCATGGTGGTCTTGGAGCTGGGAATGATACAATAAGAAAG ATACATATTGATGGTGAAAGTGAGATATTGGTTGGAATTGAAGGATTTTATAGTCCAGTGGATGATAATGGGGGCCTAGACACAATAAGACAGATTGCATTTTatacaaataaaggaaaatatgGACCCTATGGAACTGAAATTGGAACTTATTTTAGCTCTTCAGCTGCTAGAGGAAAGATCGTTGGTTTTCATGGGAAAAGTGGTGTTTTCCTAAATGCAATTGGTGTTCATATGGAATATTTCTAA
- the LOC104086254 gene encoding uncharacterized protein isoform X1, with translation MKGTSCCNDPISIRIASLSVTATSNTFSSNFESQKWLFKSKMRIPKRSVSLCLSVFSPPHHLISSLSRSFHFHSGILCSKSSDYFPESGKPVRRKGIDQLHSSCTMDGVGVDNRTTLIEKRNGANGGQQSCIWSSPEGGCEIDIGKQIFCNRSLNMKSIVAVGFDMDYTLAQYKPETFESLAYEGTVRKLVYDLGYPPELLEWSFDWSYMVRGLVLDKKRGNILKMDRHKYVKVAYHGFREMSKEDKVATYGNTLLRDSFDEPDYALIDTLFSLAEAYLFAQLVDFKDKNPGKVPENADYSRMYKDVRAAVDLCHRDGTLKQMVAKDPKRYINDNTSIVPMLKMLRESGRATFLVTNSLWDYTNIVMNFLCGPSPSDGSSTSRYDWLRYFDIVITGSAKPGFFHDENRANLFEVEPESGMLINTDNGTPMAQVGSTSIRLPLKSLKKGCRIYQGGNVGHLHKLLSIESSSQVLYVGDHIYGDILRSKKVLGWRTMLVVPELEREVELLWELRDMRKQLQLLRSQRDHIEDETHHLKWSLKSEDTNDTSKEKMLSELDKLKSQSEEVRLSHQQAQRECHQKFHNVWGQLMKTGYQNSRFAHQVERFACLYTSQVTNLSLYSPDKYYRPSEDFMPHEFDILSI, from the exons ATGAAGGGGACAAGTTGTTGTAATGATCCTATAAGCATAAGAATAGCATCATTATCGGTAACAGCCACTTCGAATACTTTCTCTTCCAATTTTGAATCCCAAAAATGGCTATTTAAGTCGAAGATGCGAATTCCTAAGCGTTCAGTTTCTCTTTGTCTCTCTGTGTTCTCTCCTCCTCACCACCTCATTTCATCTCTTTCCAGAAGCTTccatttccattccggaattCTCTGTTCTAAAAGTTCCGACTATTTCCCGGAAAGTGGGAAACCAGTTCGTCGTAAAG GGATTGATCAGTTACATTCAAGTTGTACAATGGATGGTGTTGGTGTAGATAACAGGACGACGCTGATTGAGAAGAGAAATGGTGCCAATGGTGGTCAACAATCCTGCATATGGTCATCTCCCGAAGGAGGGTGTGAAATTGACATAGGAAAGCAGATATTCTGCAACAGGTCCTTAAACATGAAAAGTATAGTTGCTGTTGGCTTTGACATGGATTACACCCTGGCGCAGTACAAACCTGAGACTTTTGAATCTCTTGCATATGAAGGCACTGTCAGAAAGCTAGTCTATGATTTAGGATATCCTCCAGAG CTGTTGGAATGGTCATTTGATTGGAGCTATATGGTCAGAGGTTTGGTTCTTGATAAAAAGAGGGGGAATATATTAAAG ATGGACCGACACAAATATGTGAAAGTTGCTTACCATGGATTTAGGGAGATGTCCAAAGAAGATAAAGTTGCTACCTATGGCAATACCTTGCTTCGGGATTCATTTGATGAACCTGACTATGCACTTATTGATACCCTTTTCTCTCTGGCTGAAGCCTACTTATTTGCTCAGTTGGTGGACTTCAAGGACAAAAATCCGGGAAAAGTTCCTGAAAATGCAGA CTACTCTCGCATGTACAAGGATGTTAGAGCAGCAGTTGATTTGTGCCACCGTGATGGGACTTTGAAGCAGATGGTTGCAAAAGATCCAAAAAG ATATATCAATGACAATACCTCAATTGTTCCGATGCTCAAAATGCTTAGAGAATCTGGACGTGCTACTTTCCTGGTAACAAACAG CTTGTGGGACTATACAAACATTGTTATGAACTTTCTCTGTGGGCCTTCACCTTCAGATGGATCGTCTACTTCCCGTTATGATTGGCTTCGGTACTTTGATATAGTCATCACTGGCAG TGCAAAACCAGGTTTTTTCCATGATGAAAACCGTGCAAATCTTTTTGAGGTTGAGCCTGAGAGTGGCATGCTTATTAACACTGATAATGGAACTCCTATGGCACAG GTGGGAAGCACTTCTATAAGATTGCCGTTAAAGAGCTTGAAGAAAGGCTGCAGAATTTACCAG GGGGGGAATGTTGGCCATTTGCATAAATTACTCTCAATTGAGTCAAGCTCACAG GTTCTTTATGTTGGAGATCACATTTACGGTGATATCTTACGCAGCAAAAAGGTTTTGG GTTGGAGAACAATGCTTGTTGTTCCAGAACTTGAGAGAGAAGTTGAACTTCTCTGGGAACTAAGGGACATGCGGAAG CAACTTCAGTTACTGAGGAGTCAGCGTGATCACATTGAAGATGAAACTCACCATCTTAAGTGGTCCCTCAA GTCTGAAGATACTAATGATACCAGCAAGGAGAAGATGCTGTCCGAGCTTGACAAGCTGAAG TCTCAAAGTGAGGAGGTCAGGCTCAGTCATCAGCAGGCACAACGAGAATGTCACCAAAAG TTCCACAATGTCTGGGGACAACTGATGAAGACCGGCTATCAGAATTCTCGTTTCGCACATCag GTGGAGAGGTTCGCGTGCCTTTATACCAGCCAAGTGACAAACTTGAGCCTGTATTCCCCAGATAAGTACTATAGGCCGAGCGAAGATTTTATGCCCCATGAATTTGACATCCTCTCTATTTGA
- the LOC104086255 gene encoding agglutinin-like isoform X2, translating to MGNQVSYDEGESILVEPWGGKGGSEWNYKLKSPIKEIVIAHGSIIDSIMFRTVTKESTIVDSPKFGGNGGGRRDKVNIEATPLEYLTGIKGTLGHHGSHLVVKSLSFITNAKNYGPFGTEGGGTPFSLVMKEGGAIVGFHGRSGLYLDAIGVYLQKLTPPTSAKEPEAEKIEPNEPMVEEIEIHDKMDVMKTIVPRSPGSWGGYSGKGWDDGVFSTIKQVRVHMNLHISAISGIQIEYEKKDKTSFWSQLHGGLGAGNDTIRKSQVLNISDSDRVKV from the exons atg GGAAATCAAGTAAGTTATGATGAAGGGGAGTCAATATTGGTGGAGCCGTGGGGAGGCAAAGGTGGATCAGAGTGGAATTACAAGCTAAAAAGTCCCATTAAAGAAATAGTCATTGCCCATGGATCTATTATAGATTCTATCATGTTCAGAACCGTTACTAAAGAAAGTACCATAGTTGATTCACCAAAGTTTGGTGGCAATGGGGGAGGTCGAAGAGACAAG GTTAATATTGAGGCAACACCGTTGGAATATTTGACAGGCATAAAAGGAACATTGGGACATCATGGCAGCCATTTGGTTGTGAAATCTCTAAGTTTTATAACTAATGCAAAGAATTATGGACCATTTGGTACTGAGGGTGGTGGAACCCCATTTTCACTTGTGATGAAAGAAGGTGGAGCTATTGTTGGATTTCACGGGCGTTCTGGGTTATACCTTGATGCTATTGGTGTTTATTTGCAGAAGCTTACTCCTCCCACTTCGGCAAAGGAACCTGAAGCTGAAAAAATTGAGCCGAATGAACCTATGGTTGAAGAAATTGAAATCCATGAT AAAATGGACGTGATGAAGACTATTGTGCCAAGAAGTCCTGGATCTTGGGGAGGATATAGTGGAAAAGGTTGGGACGATGGAGTATTTTCTACTATCAAACAAGTGCGCGTTCATATGAATTTGCATATCTCAGCTATATCAGGAATTCAAATTGAGTATGAAAAGAAAGATAAAACATCATTTTGGTCCCAACTTCATGGTGGTCTTGGAGCTGGGAATGATACAATAAGAAAG agtcaggtattgaatatatcagactcggacagagttaaagtgtga
- the LOC104086254 gene encoding uncharacterized protein isoform X2: MKGTSCCNDPISIRIASLSVTATSNTFSSNFESQKWLFKSKMRIPKRSVSLCLSVFSPPHHLISSLSRSFHFHSGILCSKSSDYFPESGKPVRRKDNRTTLIEKRNGANGGQQSCIWSSPEGGCEIDIGKQIFCNRSLNMKSIVAVGFDMDYTLAQYKPETFESLAYEGTVRKLVYDLGYPPELLEWSFDWSYMVRGLVLDKKRGNILKMDRHKYVKVAYHGFREMSKEDKVATYGNTLLRDSFDEPDYALIDTLFSLAEAYLFAQLVDFKDKNPGKVPENADYSRMYKDVRAAVDLCHRDGTLKQMVAKDPKRYINDNTSIVPMLKMLRESGRATFLVTNSLWDYTNIVMNFLCGPSPSDGSSTSRYDWLRYFDIVITGSAKPGFFHDENRANLFEVEPESGMLINTDNGTPMAQVGSTSIRLPLKSLKKGCRIYQGGNVGHLHKLLSIESSSQVLYVGDHIYGDILRSKKVLGWRTMLVVPELEREVELLWELRDMRKQLQLLRSQRDHIEDETHHLKWSLKSEDTNDTSKEKMLSELDKLKSQSEEVRLSHQQAQRECHQKFHNVWGQLMKTGYQNSRFAHQVERFACLYTSQVTNLSLYSPDKYYRPSEDFMPHEFDILSI, from the exons ATGAAGGGGACAAGTTGTTGTAATGATCCTATAAGCATAAGAATAGCATCATTATCGGTAACAGCCACTTCGAATACTTTCTCTTCCAATTTTGAATCCCAAAAATGGCTATTTAAGTCGAAGATGCGAATTCCTAAGCGTTCAGTTTCTCTTTGTCTCTCTGTGTTCTCTCCTCCTCACCACCTCATTTCATCTCTTTCCAGAAGCTTccatttccattccggaattCTCTGTTCTAAAAGTTCCGACTATTTCCCGGAAAGTGGGAAACCAGTTCGTCGTAAAG ATAACAGGACGACGCTGATTGAGAAGAGAAATGGTGCCAATGGTGGTCAACAATCCTGCATATGGTCATCTCCCGAAGGAGGGTGTGAAATTGACATAGGAAAGCAGATATTCTGCAACAGGTCCTTAAACATGAAAAGTATAGTTGCTGTTGGCTTTGACATGGATTACACCCTGGCGCAGTACAAACCTGAGACTTTTGAATCTCTTGCATATGAAGGCACTGTCAGAAAGCTAGTCTATGATTTAGGATATCCTCCAGAG CTGTTGGAATGGTCATTTGATTGGAGCTATATGGTCAGAGGTTTGGTTCTTGATAAAAAGAGGGGGAATATATTAAAG ATGGACCGACACAAATATGTGAAAGTTGCTTACCATGGATTTAGGGAGATGTCCAAAGAAGATAAAGTTGCTACCTATGGCAATACCTTGCTTCGGGATTCATTTGATGAACCTGACTATGCACTTATTGATACCCTTTTCTCTCTGGCTGAAGCCTACTTATTTGCTCAGTTGGTGGACTTCAAGGACAAAAATCCGGGAAAAGTTCCTGAAAATGCAGA CTACTCTCGCATGTACAAGGATGTTAGAGCAGCAGTTGATTTGTGCCACCGTGATGGGACTTTGAAGCAGATGGTTGCAAAAGATCCAAAAAG ATATATCAATGACAATACCTCAATTGTTCCGATGCTCAAAATGCTTAGAGAATCTGGACGTGCTACTTTCCTGGTAACAAACAG CTTGTGGGACTATACAAACATTGTTATGAACTTTCTCTGTGGGCCTTCACCTTCAGATGGATCGTCTACTTCCCGTTATGATTGGCTTCGGTACTTTGATATAGTCATCACTGGCAG TGCAAAACCAGGTTTTTTCCATGATGAAAACCGTGCAAATCTTTTTGAGGTTGAGCCTGAGAGTGGCATGCTTATTAACACTGATAATGGAACTCCTATGGCACAG GTGGGAAGCACTTCTATAAGATTGCCGTTAAAGAGCTTGAAGAAAGGCTGCAGAATTTACCAG GGGGGGAATGTTGGCCATTTGCATAAATTACTCTCAATTGAGTCAAGCTCACAG GTTCTTTATGTTGGAGATCACATTTACGGTGATATCTTACGCAGCAAAAAGGTTTTGG GTTGGAGAACAATGCTTGTTGTTCCAGAACTTGAGAGAGAAGTTGAACTTCTCTGGGAACTAAGGGACATGCGGAAG CAACTTCAGTTACTGAGGAGTCAGCGTGATCACATTGAAGATGAAACTCACCATCTTAAGTGGTCCCTCAA GTCTGAAGATACTAATGATACCAGCAAGGAGAAGATGCTGTCCGAGCTTGACAAGCTGAAG TCTCAAAGTGAGGAGGTCAGGCTCAGTCATCAGCAGGCACAACGAGAATGTCACCAAAAG TTCCACAATGTCTGGGGACAACTGATGAAGACCGGCTATCAGAATTCTCGTTTCGCACATCag GTGGAGAGGTTCGCGTGCCTTTATACCAGCCAAGTGACAAACTTGAGCCTGTATTCCCCAGATAAGTACTATAGGCCGAGCGAAGATTTTATGCCCCATGAATTTGACATCCTCTCTATTTGA
- the LOC104086254 gene encoding uncharacterized protein isoform X4: MKSIVAVGFDMDYTLAQYKPETFESLAYEGTVRKLVYDLGYPPELLEWSFDWSYMVRGLVLDKKRGNILKMDRHKYVKVAYHGFREMSKEDKVATYGNTLLRDSFDEPDYALIDTLFSLAEAYLFAQLVDFKDKNPGKVPENADYSRMYKDVRAAVDLCHRDGTLKQMVAKDPKRYINDNTSIVPMLKMLRESGRATFLVTNSLWDYTNIVMNFLCGPSPSDGSSTSRYDWLRYFDIVITGSAKPGFFHDENRANLFEVEPESGMLINTDNGTPMAQVGSTSIRLPLKSLKKGCRIYQGGNVGHLHKLLSIESSSQVLYVGDHIYGDILRSKKVLGWRTMLVVPELEREVELLWELRDMRKQLQLLRSQRDHIEDETHHLKWSLKSEDTNDTSKEKMLSELDKLKSQSEEVRLSHQQAQRECHQKFHNVWGQLMKTGYQNSRFAHQVERFACLYTSQVTNLSLYSPDKYYRPSEDFMPHEFDILSI; encoded by the exons ATGAAAAGTATAGTTGCTGTTGGCTTTGACATGGATTACACCCTGGCGCAGTACAAACCTGAGACTTTTGAATCTCTTGCATATGAAGGCACTGTCAGAAAGCTAGTCTATGATTTAGGATATCCTCCAGAG CTGTTGGAATGGTCATTTGATTGGAGCTATATGGTCAGAGGTTTGGTTCTTGATAAAAAGAGGGGGAATATATTAAAG ATGGACCGACACAAATATGTGAAAGTTGCTTACCATGGATTTAGGGAGATGTCCAAAGAAGATAAAGTTGCTACCTATGGCAATACCTTGCTTCGGGATTCATTTGATGAACCTGACTATGCACTTATTGATACCCTTTTCTCTCTGGCTGAAGCCTACTTATTTGCTCAGTTGGTGGACTTCAAGGACAAAAATCCGGGAAAAGTTCCTGAAAATGCAGA CTACTCTCGCATGTACAAGGATGTTAGAGCAGCAGTTGATTTGTGCCACCGTGATGGGACTTTGAAGCAGATGGTTGCAAAAGATCCAAAAAG ATATATCAATGACAATACCTCAATTGTTCCGATGCTCAAAATGCTTAGAGAATCTGGACGTGCTACTTTCCTGGTAACAAACAG CTTGTGGGACTATACAAACATTGTTATGAACTTTCTCTGTGGGCCTTCACCTTCAGATGGATCGTCTACTTCCCGTTATGATTGGCTTCGGTACTTTGATATAGTCATCACTGGCAG TGCAAAACCAGGTTTTTTCCATGATGAAAACCGTGCAAATCTTTTTGAGGTTGAGCCTGAGAGTGGCATGCTTATTAACACTGATAATGGAACTCCTATGGCACAG GTGGGAAGCACTTCTATAAGATTGCCGTTAAAGAGCTTGAAGAAAGGCTGCAGAATTTACCAG GGGGGGAATGTTGGCCATTTGCATAAATTACTCTCAATTGAGTCAAGCTCACAG GTTCTTTATGTTGGAGATCACATTTACGGTGATATCTTACGCAGCAAAAAGGTTTTGG GTTGGAGAACAATGCTTGTTGTTCCAGAACTTGAGAGAGAAGTTGAACTTCTCTGGGAACTAAGGGACATGCGGAAG CAACTTCAGTTACTGAGGAGTCAGCGTGATCACATTGAAGATGAAACTCACCATCTTAAGTGGTCCCTCAA GTCTGAAGATACTAATGATACCAGCAAGGAGAAGATGCTGTCCGAGCTTGACAAGCTGAAG TCTCAAAGTGAGGAGGTCAGGCTCAGTCATCAGCAGGCACAACGAGAATGTCACCAAAAG TTCCACAATGTCTGGGGACAACTGATGAAGACCGGCTATCAGAATTCTCGTTTCGCACATCag GTGGAGAGGTTCGCGTGCCTTTATACCAGCCAAGTGACAAACTTGAGCCTGTATTCCCCAGATAAGTACTATAGGCCGAGCGAAGATTTTATGCCCCATGAATTTGACATCCTCTCTATTTGA
- the LOC104086254 gene encoding uncharacterized protein isoform X3, whose amino-acid sequence MDGVGVDNRTTLIEKRNGANGGQQSCIWSSPEGGCEIDIGKQIFCNRSLNMKSIVAVGFDMDYTLAQYKPETFESLAYEGTVRKLVYDLGYPPELLEWSFDWSYMVRGLVLDKKRGNILKMDRHKYVKVAYHGFREMSKEDKVATYGNTLLRDSFDEPDYALIDTLFSLAEAYLFAQLVDFKDKNPGKVPENADYSRMYKDVRAAVDLCHRDGTLKQMVAKDPKRYINDNTSIVPMLKMLRESGRATFLVTNSLWDYTNIVMNFLCGPSPSDGSSTSRYDWLRYFDIVITGSAKPGFFHDENRANLFEVEPESGMLINTDNGTPMAQVGSTSIRLPLKSLKKGCRIYQGGNVGHLHKLLSIESSSQVLYVGDHIYGDILRSKKVLGWRTMLVVPELEREVELLWELRDMRKQLQLLRSQRDHIEDETHHLKWSLKSEDTNDTSKEKMLSELDKLKSQSEEVRLSHQQAQRECHQKFHNVWGQLMKTGYQNSRFAHQVERFACLYTSQVTNLSLYSPDKYYRPSEDFMPHEFDILSI is encoded by the exons ATGGATGGTGTTGGTGTAGATAACAGGACGACGCTGATTGAGAAGAGAAATGGTGCCAATGGTGGTCAACAATCCTGCATATGGTCATCTCCCGAAGGAGGGTGTGAAATTGACATAGGAAAGCAGATATTCTGCAACAGGTCCTTAAACATGAAAAGTATAGTTGCTGTTGGCTTTGACATGGATTACACCCTGGCGCAGTACAAACCTGAGACTTTTGAATCTCTTGCATATGAAGGCACTGTCAGAAAGCTAGTCTATGATTTAGGATATCCTCCAGAG CTGTTGGAATGGTCATTTGATTGGAGCTATATGGTCAGAGGTTTGGTTCTTGATAAAAAGAGGGGGAATATATTAAAG ATGGACCGACACAAATATGTGAAAGTTGCTTACCATGGATTTAGGGAGATGTCCAAAGAAGATAAAGTTGCTACCTATGGCAATACCTTGCTTCGGGATTCATTTGATGAACCTGACTATGCACTTATTGATACCCTTTTCTCTCTGGCTGAAGCCTACTTATTTGCTCAGTTGGTGGACTTCAAGGACAAAAATCCGGGAAAAGTTCCTGAAAATGCAGA CTACTCTCGCATGTACAAGGATGTTAGAGCAGCAGTTGATTTGTGCCACCGTGATGGGACTTTGAAGCAGATGGTTGCAAAAGATCCAAAAAG ATATATCAATGACAATACCTCAATTGTTCCGATGCTCAAAATGCTTAGAGAATCTGGACGTGCTACTTTCCTGGTAACAAACAG CTTGTGGGACTATACAAACATTGTTATGAACTTTCTCTGTGGGCCTTCACCTTCAGATGGATCGTCTACTTCCCGTTATGATTGGCTTCGGTACTTTGATATAGTCATCACTGGCAG TGCAAAACCAGGTTTTTTCCATGATGAAAACCGTGCAAATCTTTTTGAGGTTGAGCCTGAGAGTGGCATGCTTATTAACACTGATAATGGAACTCCTATGGCACAG GTGGGAAGCACTTCTATAAGATTGCCGTTAAAGAGCTTGAAGAAAGGCTGCAGAATTTACCAG GGGGGGAATGTTGGCCATTTGCATAAATTACTCTCAATTGAGTCAAGCTCACAG GTTCTTTATGTTGGAGATCACATTTACGGTGATATCTTACGCAGCAAAAAGGTTTTGG GTTGGAGAACAATGCTTGTTGTTCCAGAACTTGAGAGAGAAGTTGAACTTCTCTGGGAACTAAGGGACATGCGGAAG CAACTTCAGTTACTGAGGAGTCAGCGTGATCACATTGAAGATGAAACTCACCATCTTAAGTGGTCCCTCAA GTCTGAAGATACTAATGATACCAGCAAGGAGAAGATGCTGTCCGAGCTTGACAAGCTGAAG TCTCAAAGTGAGGAGGTCAGGCTCAGTCATCAGCAGGCACAACGAGAATGTCACCAAAAG TTCCACAATGTCTGGGGACAACTGATGAAGACCGGCTATCAGAATTCTCGTTTCGCACATCag GTGGAGAGGTTCGCGTGCCTTTATACCAGCCAAGTGACAAACTTGAGCCTGTATTCCCCAGATAAGTACTATAGGCCGAGCGAAGATTTTATGCCCCATGAATTTGACATCCTCTCTATTTGA